DNA from Salvelinus sp. IW2-2015 linkage group LG2, ASM291031v2, whole genome shotgun sequence:
AGTTCATATTGGGAGGTGATACAGGCTAAATTATTTGACCTTATACCACAGcgttgttgaatactcgtttctgattggctagaagggcattTTAAAATGGGCATTTAAACCGGATATCGGGACAGTTGGATGTCCTGATTACAGAACAaccaatggatttttttttaaagctggtGATGATTTTTGGGGATCAAAGAGGCCGATGGACAATATTTAATATCATTAAATTGACCAAATTTCCcagacagccatgtatgcattaatgcaTCYGTTTTAAAATCAAACAAATGTCACTTAGATTTAGTAAAAAACWAACTACATAACGGtaattttatttgaatggtaaatgtcttaataaactgggtaaattaagatggcataggcctactcacaatacaggtgaatgcatattcaataggaatGTGTGCATTTATTGAGTTATTGATCTTGTTTTGGCTGATCAGTGGAGTCTATGGTGCTACAGATGACAATCTGTTTGCCTTCAATTTGGGACTTCTATTAGCCTACTGATGAACAACATTTGCAAATAAGCATCACTCCAGCATGTCACGCCTGTATAGAAGGACATCTTATAGGCACTATCTGTCAAGAAATGGGTGGGTTGTAACTTGATCCTACTGCTACGATTGGATAGAGCGAGGCTTTAACTCCGCTCCCTTTCACGTCTCCCTCATCGATAATTTcacttgctgctgctgctacgaGGAGAACTAGCTCAATGGCGATGACGTTTGTTACCAAGCCataaatgtgcataatatctaacaaggagAGCGAGAGTAGGAAAAAATGTGAAACTACGATGCATGTTCTGTTTGAATGACTCATTTGTCCATAGTTTGAGAAGTTAGAAGTCACACTGCTCTACAGCTTTCTTGGTCCATAAACATGCAGGAATATTCTTAGGTAGCTAAACCTATTGGCAACCTTTTATTTAGACATTTTAAAACACTTCCTTCTTTCCCTATTACAACAATCATCTAATCCGTCTATCAACTACATTTACGGATATGCTTGTGGCTTGTCAGATCAGCACACCAGTAAAGAGCAAGTCAGATGACTCGTTGCTGAAAAGGGTGCATGTTCAAAATCAtaaccagctaacattagctagctacgttggcTATTAGCGCCTATCTGATATCTTAGAACCATGCTTATCTAGCTAGCATagtagctaatttagctagctagctaacatcaaaATTAGTTAGCTATTTGACCCGTCAGTGTAAACGTTTATCTTCTTAGCGAGCTTGCTTATTGTATACATGTCTGGGCACATTGACACAAGCCTTCTTATTAGTGAATTAACTAAACTAATATTTGCAACGAGTTTGATTAGTCAATTAATAAATGTGTCAATACTGCACCTTTCTGTTGGAGAATGAGCAAGCTTGCTGCTGCTGATTTTCCTAGCTAGACATTCCTGGGCATTTTGTAGTGCTCGTGTCTCAGGTGGTGAATGGTGGCTGGCATAGCAACAGCTTTGCTATGTAGAGGGMCTATCAGCAAAACTGATAGACTAGAAAAGGACAATATTGGCCCTTCTCTAACTGATTTGTTTTTGAAGAGACTATTGTTGCACTATCTTTTGATGACCTAAGGTGGTGAGTGATGAACATATACATTTCTCCGGTCCTTCAATGTTGCAGTCATGTCGCAAGTGGCGcaatgctgtcaaatcctcctgTTTTCAGCAACTTCTATTTTTATTTGGTTGTTATATTGTCAGGTTTGCTAACAaaaaactatttagctagcttatAGCCCTGTGTTTGATATGCAATGCAATCTCCAAGTAATGAAAAGTGTcaagtgtcctgacgagaaggcAAACTTTTGTAGCTTTGCCAGCCAGGCAAAATCGGGCATCATCAgcacattgttatggatgtatccaaattaaTGTCAGTAGAAAACAgtttaaacaaacgcaaatgcagtTGCTTTGCTGTTAATCTGGCTACAGAGGtcgtgactgtgttagccgtaggtagttggctggctagcaagcaagggataagagcaTGGCAACGGAACATAAAGAACAACTGTTCGCGTCCATAAATACCTTGAAAAATGGGCTCCTCCTCGTCACGCTGCATCGTCCATTATTTcaaaggtaatgtacagaacgtcAGCGTTTAACCCTTACATAACAACATTCTCCTCTCACAGACAGGTGGAGTTCGACTGATTGTCACCAAGATCGTTGCTGAGACCATGAACATCTACCTGATGGGCGAGAGACTGATCAAATGTAAGTTAGGGACTGTACTTGTTATTAATAATGAGGAATACCAggagaaaatcggacctctctgaaataaaagtggatggccctcccttcagtaaaatatatatttttaaattggaAGAAGACTTTGACTCGCATTCTGGAGTGCCACAGTACACAGCAggcattggttaggcagcacaaaagGGTTTACATCAGCAAGAGCAACTACAGGCCGGGCTCATGATTGAGAACacctatccattgcagtgtgtaatgcagtgtagcCTGGTTTTATATACATCATCCCAGCAGCACAAAAACTAgaaggaagtacattttcttaaAAATATGACTTGGCCATACCCTAGGCCTATAGTTTAGGCTGTGGATAATTTTGAGAACACACTATGCGCACTTGGTATAGTGTGCCCAGCAGGGAATCAGGGATGAGGGGCACACATGGAGATAAAATGATCAAACCCTGAGCAATATGACATTTCATCGATTACCAGTTACATGACCCTCCCTTGgactaaaaaaataaaagatactAAATCCTCCCCCTGACTGAAATTGAGAAGAGCAGGACCCTACCCCATTTTCCTCCGGGTAACAATTATGTATATTTTGACCGCTCCCTTATCTGAGGAAATAATTCACCTCTTCATTTCATTCTAGAATCATATGTTCAGGTTTAACATTTTCCCCTAGCTCTTGATGTCTTGTAGTGCATGTTGTGGGAGGAGAGCAGCAGACCCATTTCAGCATCACCAGAGCTGAGATAATAAAGTTCTCTTGCATTCTCCAGATAATCTGGTTCCTACTGAGGTGCATGAGGAGCTGTTTGTGGGATCACAGAGAGCGTTTAAGAAGCCCAGGCAGCCTGCTGTGGCTCACTACAACGAGACACACACCAGAGGAGGTCAATGAGATGACCGGACGACTCCTACATAAAGAGGTCAAGCTCCGTTAAAGGCTGGCAGAAAAGGGAATCAACTATGACTTCCCAGGGTTTGTAAGTGTTGCATTTGACTCATcggtataaaatatatatatattttttgtattcctgactttttacatttacatttaagtcatttagctgacgctcttatccagagcgacttacaaattggaaagttcatacatattcatcctggtccccccgtggggaatgaacccacaaccctggcgttgcaagcgccatgctctaccaactgagccacacgggaccgtaaaCAATTTTAACTTGAATTATTTTCTTGTAGCCTAATTGTAAACTCTCTTTTTGAAGGCTTCTCAAGTGCAACAGAAGAAGTTAGATGACACTGAATGCATCCACGTGTAATGAGGTAAGGACAGTTAATCTGAACTAGGCAACACTTTTGTGAATGAC
Protein-coding regions in this window:
- the LOC139029062 gene encoding MKI67 FHA domain-interacting nucleolar phosphoprotein-like yields the protein MAPPDNYLRCNSCLTGGVRLIVTKIVAETMNIYLMGERLIKYNLVPTEVHEELFVGSQRAFKKPRQPAVAHYNETHTRGGQ